The following proteins are co-located in the Syntrophorhabdaceae bacterium genome:
- a CDS encoding pyridoxamine 5'-phosphate oxidase family protein, producing the protein MSQKLMEYFNKQPRLGCLSTSNKEGKVNVAYFGSPRMIDEKTITMGLGKNRTFAYLQENPYAVFMIMEPGKTLTEWKGVRLYVKMKECHTSGDRLEEMKAQIAKVAGEAGAKMIYAAVVFEIYEIKPLADFGQGWEKSI; encoded by the coding sequence ATGTCTCAGAAATTGATGGAGTATTTTAATAAACAGCCAAGGCTTGGATGTCTGAGCACATCCAATAAAGAAGGTAAGGTAAATGTGGCATATTTTGGCTCACCAAGGATGATCGATGAGAAGACAATAACCATGGGACTTGGCAAAAATAGGACTTTTGCATATCTTCAGGAAAATCCCTATGCAGTATTTATGATTATGGAGCCAGGCAAGACCCTCACAGAATGGAAGGGCGTAAGACTATATGTAAAGATGAAAGAATGCCACACATCAGGAGATAGACTTGAGGAGATGAAGGCTCAAATTGCAAAGGTTGCCGGCGAGGCAGGTGCAAAGATGATATATGCTGCAGTGGTCTTTGAGATATATGAGATAAAGCCCCTTGCAGATTTTGGACAGGGCTGGGAGAAATCTATTTAA
- the atpA gene encoding F0F1 ATP synthase subunit alpha — MEIKADEISRIIEQKISGFEREIDLKETGVIISIGDGIARIYGLENAMAGELLEFPYGIAGMVLNLEEDNIGAVVFGEDYKIKEGEIAKRTNRIAQVPVGEALIGRVVDALGNPIDGKGPIEAKEFRNIEQIAPGVVVRQPVKEPLQTGIKAIDAMIPIGRGQRELIIGDRGTGKTAIAIDTIINQKGSNVFCIYVAVGQKRSSVARTVDLLTQYGAMDYTTVVAATASDAAPLQYIAPFAGCSMGEYFRDTGRHALIIYDDLSKHAVAYRQLSLLLRRPPGREAYPGDIFYLHSRLLERASKWDDAHGGGSLTALPIIETQAGDVSAYIPTNVISITDGQIYLEPELFYAGIRPAINVGISVSRVGGNAQIKAMKQVAGRLRLELAQYRELAAFAKFGSDLDKVTQALLARGSRLTEILKQGQYVPMPVEKQIALLFASANGYIDAYPESALKKYENDMLNYMEEKHKDLLNEIRDKKEIDSSISDKLHDALKKFKEIFTY; from the coding sequence ATGGAGATCAAGGCAGACGAGATAAGCAGGATTATCGAACAGAAGATTTCAGGGTTTGAGAGGGAGATAGACCTTAAGGAGACAGGGGTAATCATCTCCATCGGTGACGGTATTGCAAGGATATATGGCCTTGAAAATGCAATGGCAGGTGAGTTGCTCGAGTTTCCATATGGTATTGCCGGCATGGTTTTGAACCTGGAAGAGGATAATATTGGTGCTGTTGTGTTCGGCGAGGACTATAAGATCAAAGAGGGTGAAATAGCAAAAAGAACAAACAGGATTGCACAGGTTCCGGTAGGTGAGGCACTCATTGGAAGGGTTGTGGATGCCCTGGGTAATCCCATAGATGGTAAAGGACCTATAGAAGCAAAGGAATTTAGAAATATTGAACAGATTGCCCCTGGTGTTGTTGTTCGTCAGCCAGTTAAAGAGCCTCTGCAAACAGGTATTAAGGCTATCGATGCCATGATACCTATCGGACGTGGACAGAGGGAGTTGATCATCGGCGACAGGGGAACTGGTAAAACCGCTATAGCCATTGATACAATTATTAACCAAAAGGGAAGTAATGTTTTTTGTATATATGTGGCAGTGGGACAGAAAAGGTCATCTGTTGCAAGGACAGTAGACCTCCTAACACAGTATGGCGCTATGGACTACACAACAGTTGTAGCAGCCACTGCAAGTGATGCTGCACCACTACAGTATATTGCTCCTTTTGCAGGTTGCTCTATGGGTGAATATTTCAGAGATACTGGCAGACACGCACTAATTATTTATGATGACCTGTCAAAACATGCTGTGGCATACAGACAACTTTCGCTACTTCTTAGAAGGCCACCAGGACGTGAGGCATATCCTGGGGATATCTTTTATCTCCACTCAAGACTTTTGGAGCGTGCATCAAAATGGGATGATGCCCATGGAGGTGGCTCACTTACAGCCCTGCCAATCATCGAGACGCAGGCAGGTGACGTTTCAGCTTACATTCCAACCAATGTTATATCCATTACAGACGGTCAGATATATCTTGAGCCTGAACTCTTCTATGCTGGTATAAGACCTGCTATCAATGTGGGTATATCGGTTTCAAGGGTGGGAGGTAATGCCCAGATCAAGGCAATGAAACAGGTAGCAGGCAGGCTAAGACTTGAACTTGCCCAGTATAGAGAGCTTGCTGCATTTGCAAAATTTGGAAGTGACCTTGATAAGGTAACGCAGGCACTCTTAGCAAGGGGTTCAAGACTCACAGAGATATTGAAGCAAGGACAGTATGTGCCTATGCCTGTAGAAAAGCAGATTGCACTGCTTTTTGCCAGCGCCAATGGCTATATTGATGCATATCCAGAAAGTGCCCTTAAGAAATATGAAAATGATATGCTCAATTATATGGAGGAAAAACATAAAGACCTCCTTAATGAGATAAGAGATAAGAAGGAGATAGATTCTTCTATAAGTGATAAGCTGCATGATGCACTTAAGAAATTTAAAGAAATTTTTACATACTAA
- a CDS encoding polymer-forming cytoskeletal protein, whose product MFKNREKDKMSSLIGPGCSFKGEINVKGMLRVDGIFEGTVVADSIVIGEKGSVKGDVAVKTANIGGMVDGNIRADEFIEIEAKGSVSGDIYAGKVSIIEGGIYNGRITMEKATTKIVEFSSKDG is encoded by the coding sequence ATGTTTAAAAATCGGGAAAAAGATAAGATGTCATCGCTTATAGGCCCTGGTTGTTCTTTTAAAGGTGAGATAAATGTAAAAGGGATGTTAAGGGTGGATGGCATTTTTGAAGGCACTGTTGTGGCAGATTCCATTGTGATAGGAGAAAAAGGTTCGGTTAAAGGTGATGTTGCCGTTAAAACAGCAAACATTGGCGGCATGGTTGATGGTAATATCAGGGCGGATGAATTTATAGAAATAGAGGCAAAAGGCAGTGTAAGTGGTGATATATATGCAGGAAAGGTATCAATAATTGAAGGCGGCATATACAATGGAAGGATCACCATGGAAAAGGCTACAACAAAAATAGTGGAGTTTTCATCAAAAGACGGCTAA
- the atpH gene encoding ATP synthase F1 subunit delta produces the protein MISRSIAKRYARGLFAVGEKDGKYNQYLEELNSILDFFTKEQRLSRPLILPILEMSKRKDILAEVLKIFKVSVPLANIFMMLLERNRMNYLAVIRDVYSELVDEKEGRVRGTVWTAYPLEAETIKRIEAVLKEKLKKDVILDAIEDKSLIGGVKVSLKGTIIDGSVKRQLETLKENIMKE, from the coding sequence TTGATAAGCCGTTCAATAGCCAAAAGATATGCAAGAGGTTTATTCGCTGTCGGTGAAAAAGACGGCAAATATAATCAGTATCTTGAAGAACTGAACTCTATACTGGATTTTTTTACTAAAGAGCAGAGACTGAGCAGGCCACTTATACTGCCCATTTTGGAGATGAGTAAAAGGAAGGATATATTAGCTGAGGTATTAAAGATATTTAAGGTGTCAGTGCCTCTGGCTAATATATTTATGATGCTCCTTGAGAGAAACAGGATGAATTATCTGGCAGTTATAAGAGATGTTTACAGTGAGCTTGTGGATGAAAAGGAAGGAAGGGTGAGAGGGACAGTTTGGACTGCATATCCCCTTGAAGCAGAAACAATAAAACGTATAGAGGCCGTCCTTAAGGAAAAACTGAAAAAAGACGTAATATTGGATGCCATAGAGGATAAATCCCTCATCGGCGGGGTAAAGGTATCTCTAAAAGGAACAATAATAGATGGTAGCGTAAAAAGACAGCTTGAAACACTTAAGGAAAATATTATGAAGGAGTAA
- a CDS encoding peptidoglycan DD-metalloendopeptidase family protein, with amino-acid sequence MPKKAHRYFFKKFFQSITIMVIPHNSKRPLNIKIPYLTIVLSIFLMGAGMSYIFTRTIDYMEYGRLKKRVDVYNKEFDDLKGTVTILKESEAELKRLLAYKSKEEVIENFNYNTNDIDFVELKKQISKSIESVEGIKRYLASQKDEYRSTPRGLPVSGNISSHFGNRIHPLDGREHFHNGIDVTASSGTPIKATADGFVSFSGNYGAYGNVVVIEHGLGFSTLYSHNSKNVVTVGQRVRRGDVIAYIGSTGNAQSPHVHYSVFKDGKPLNPLKVFKGAK; translated from the coding sequence TTGCCTAAAAAGGCCCATAGATATTTTTTTAAAAAATTTTTCCAATCTATAACCATAATGGTTATACCCCATAACAGCAAAAGGCCTTTGAATATCAAAATACCCTATCTAACCATTGTTTTGTCTATTTTTCTTATGGGTGCAGGGATGTCTTACATATTCACAAGAACTATTGATTATATGGAGTATGGAAGACTGAAAAAGAGGGTAGATGTCTATAATAAGGAATTTGATGACCTCAAGGGCACTGTAACAATTCTAAAGGAAAGTGAGGCTGAGCTTAAAAGGCTATTGGCTTATAAGTCAAAGGAAGAGGTGATTGAAAACTTTAATTATAATACTAATGATATAGACTTTGTTGAGCTTAAAAAACAGATCTCTAAATCCATTGAATCTGTAGAAGGTATAAAAAGATATCTTGCCAGCCAAAAGGACGAATACAGGTCAACACCAAGAGGCCTGCCTGTTTCGGGCAATATATCATCACATTTTGGGAACAGGATACACCCCTTAGATGGAAGGGAACATTTTCATAATGGTATAGATGTCACAGCAAGCTCGGGAACACCCATAAAGGCAACGGCAGATGGTTTTGTGTCATTTTCAGGGAACTATGGTGCATATGGAAATGTAGTTGTCATAGAGCATGGTCTTGGTTTTTCAACGCTCTATTCCCATAATAGTAAAAATGTGGTAACAGTTGGTCAGAGGGTCAGAAGGGGAGATGTCATTGCCTATATTGGTTCAACAGGAAATGCCCAGTCACCACATGTTCATTATAGTGTATTCAAAGATGGCAAACCCCTTAATCCCCTTAAGGTTTTCAAAGGAGCTAAATGA
- a CDS encoding type III pantothenate kinase: MLLVIDIGNTNIVFGVYNNGELINHWRLSTSLQKTVDEYAILLNSLLYIEKIKLNEIDSAIISCVVPPLLIPFEIVCRKYIGIMPIIVEPGIKTGMPILYENPTELGADRIVNAVAGYDKHKRALIIVDFGTATTFDYITEKGEYKGGAIVPGIMISLEALFERASKLPRVELIKPKTIIGKHTVHAMQSGIIYGYSSLVDGVVKKMKQEVKTDPYVIATGGLSSLIFKNSETIDEVDEFLTLKGLKILYEKNRDYHKFK, from the coding sequence ATGCTTCTTGTCATTGATATTGGTAATACAAATATAGTCTTTGGTGTATATAATAACGGAGAACTTATAAACCACTGGAGGTTGAGCACATCATTACAAAAAACCGTTGATGAATATGCCATACTTTTAAACAGCCTTCTTTACATCGAAAAGATCAAACTAAATGAGATAGACAGTGCTATCATCTCTTGTGTTGTCCCTCCTCTTCTTATACCCTTTGAGATAGTATGCAGAAAATATATAGGGATTATGCCCATTATAGTAGAGCCAGGCATAAAGACAGGTATGCCCATACTTTATGAAAATCCCACAGAGCTTGGGGCTGACAGGATCGTAAATGCAGTGGCAGGCTATGATAAACATAAAAGGGCACTTATAATTGTAGATTTCGGAACAGCTACAACATTTGATTATATTACAGAAAAAGGTGAATATAAAGGTGGTGCCATTGTCCCTGGGATAATGATATCCCTGGAGGCACTATTTGAAAGGGCCTCTAAACTACCAAGGGTAGAACTTATAAAACCAAAGACCATAATAGGTAAACATACTGTCCATGCCATGCAGTCAGGGATTATATATGGTTACTCCAGCCTCGTTGATGGTGTAGTGAAAAAGATGAAGCAGGAGGTCAAGACCGACCCATATGTAATAGCTACAGGTGGACTTTCAAGCCTCATCTTTAAAAACTCAGAGACCATAGACGAGGTAGATGAATTTCTTACCCTAAAAGGCCTAAAAATACTCTACGAAAAAAATAGGGATTATCACAAATTCAAATAA
- a CDS encoding ATP synthase F0 subunit B codes for MSGGSESWLDWVFKFINFAVLVGILVKFAGKPMKEYFANRHKTIKQKVEDASKALKEAEALKTEYEQKLSRLGEEIEAFKKKILEDTEKEKQKILNEANQFAERIREQARLTYEQEKREIMSRIKEEIARLTMERTENLLKEKFSKADHSKMVDEFIEKLRSMN; via the coding sequence ATGTCAGGCGGTTCAGAATCCTGGTTAGACTGGGTATTCAAATTTATAAATTTTGCAGTCCTTGTGGGTATTCTTGTGAAATTTGCAGGGAAGCCCATGAAGGAATACTTTGCCAATAGACATAAGACTATCAAACAAAAGGTTGAAGATGCCAGTAAGGCATTAAAAGAGGCAGAGGCGCTAAAGACTGAATACGAACAGAAGCTCTCCAGGCTCGGTGAAGAGATTGAGGCATTTAAGAAAAAAATCCTTGAAGACACTGAAAAAGAGAAACAAAAGATACTCAACGAAGCTAATCAGTTTGCGGAAAGGATAAGGGAACAGGCCAGGCTTACATACGAGCAGGAGAAAAGAGAAATTATGTCAAGAATAAAGGAAGAGATCGCAAGACTAACAATGGAGAGAACAGAGAATCTTCTTAAAGAGAAATTCAGCAAAGCAGACCATTCAAAAATGGTGGATGAATTTATAGAAAAATTGAGGAGTATGAATTGA
- a CDS encoding phenylalanine--tRNA ligase beta subunit-related protein, which produces MLFTVEDSLFKLFPGLKIGVLVCKVDNTCYGEDRLGNVIEHTKSFFSYEKPQDHPNIKIWREAFKKLGISASKYYSSIEAIIRRILKLGDFPRINPVVDLYNSISIKYLVPMGGHDLEPIEGDIYLGFAKGNEPFFSMETGEQEIVEKNEVVYRDDKEVLTRRWVWRQCNKDKVTVDTKTVFVPVDLMEGVPGGLWEEISYDLEKSLRDDKIGSILHRDLLTKDRQSTEFNPFL; this is translated from the coding sequence ATGCTTTTCACGGTTGAGGATAGTTTATTTAAGCTTTTTCCTGGATTAAAGATAGGCGTCCTTGTATGCAAGGTCGATAATACATGTTATGGTGAAGATAGACTTGGTAATGTTATAGAACATACCAAGTCTTTTTTTTCATATGAAAAGCCACAAGACCATCCCAATATTAAAATATGGAGAGAGGCATTTAAAAAGCTTGGAATATCAGCGTCTAAATATTACAGCTCCATAGAAGCCATTATTAGAAGAATATTAAAACTCGGTGATTTTCCCCGCATCAACCCTGTTGTTGATCTATATAATTCCATATCGATTAAATACCTTGTCCCAATGGGTGGTCATGATTTAGAGCCAATAGAAGGGGATATATATCTTGGATTTGCTAAGGGGAATGAACCCTTTTTTTCCATGGAAACCGGAGAGCAGGAGATAGTAGAAAAAAACGAGGTGGTCTATAGAGATGATAAAGAGGTATTGACACGGAGATGGGTTTGGAGACAATGCAATAAAGATAAGGTTACAGTGGATACAAAGACTGTATTTGTCCCCGTGGATTTGATGGAGGGTGTCCCTGGTGGTCTATGGGAGGAAATATCCTATGACCTTGAAAAGAGCCTCAGAGATGATAAAATAGGTAGCATATTGCACAGAGACCTGCTAACAAAGGACAGGCAATCAACGGAATTCAACCCCTTTTTATAA
- a CDS encoding biotin--[acetyl-CoA-carboxylase] ligase: MDRISEILNLLREKDDYVSGDHMAEILGISRTAIWKYMKNLHKEGYNIDSAKGKGYKLLNTPDRLLPWEIKRFTDSSIIGKEIIYKDKVDSTNTNAFNLALSGKPEGTCFVAESQRAGKGRLGRVWLSPQGKNIYISVILRPSCLPSKVYPITFLSCLAVYDTIIKVASITPSLKWPNDVLINKKKICGTLLEISAETDAIKFVIAGIGFNVNMGVNDLDDDIKDKATSLFLETNKVFNRSYVCGILLNNLEKYYKIFINMGGEEICRLWEIKANLLGRYMEVNQMGEIFRGISEGIDSSGALLLNIDGKTTRIIAGDTVI; this comes from the coding sequence ATGGATAGAATAAGCGAGATACTTAATCTTTTAAGGGAAAAGGATGATTATGTTTCAGGTGATCATATGGCAGAGATACTTGGTATCTCAAGGACTGCTATATGGAAATATATGAAAAATCTTCACAAAGAAGGATATAATATAGATTCTGCTAAAGGCAAAGGCTATAAATTATTGAATACCCCTGACCGCCTTCTACCATGGGAAATAAAGAGGTTTACCGATTCTTCCATAATAGGTAAAGAGATAATATATAAGGACAAGGTTGATTCAACCAACACAAACGCCTTTAATCTTGCCCTATCTGGCAAACCTGAAGGCACCTGCTTTGTGGCAGAATCACAAAGGGCAGGGAAAGGCAGACTCGGCAGGGTGTGGTTATCACCGCAAGGCAAAAATATATACATTTCAGTTATACTTAGGCCTTCATGCCTTCCTTCAAAGGTCTATCCAATAACATTTCTTTCATGTCTGGCAGTCTATGACACCATAATAAAGGTAGCCAGCATAACACCTTCTCTTAAATGGCCTAATGATGTCTTGATTAACAAAAAAAAGATATGCGGAACATTGCTTGAGATTTCAGCAGAAACAGATGCCATCAAGTTTGTTATCGCAGGCATAGGCTTTAATGTAAATATGGGCGTCAATGACCTTGATGATGACATCAAAGATAAGGCGACATCCCTTTTTCTTGAGACCAATAAAGTCTTTAACAGATCTTACGTATGTGGTATTCTCCTAAACAACCTGGAAAAATATTACAAAATATTTATAAATATGGGTGGTGAGGAGATATGCAGATTATGGGAAATAAAGGCAAATCTTTTAGGAAGATATATGGAGGTTAACCAGATGGGCGAAATTTTTAGGGGCATATCAGAGGGAATAGATTCCAGCGGTGCGCTCCTATTAAATATAGATGGCAAAACAACAAGGATAATAGCCGGCGATACAGTAATTTAA
- a CDS encoding F0F1 ATP synthase subunit epsilon, producing MSQLELEIITPERVLVREKVDILEAKGELGEFGVLPGHIQFLTTVDIGEVRYIKDGKTYYIATSGGFAEVVNDKILMLLEAAELSHEIDIERAIVAKERAETALKEISIDSPEYRMYELALLRAIQRISVASKKT from the coding sequence GTGAGCCAGCTTGAACTTGAAATAATAACACCAGAGCGTGTTCTGGTCAGAGAAAAAGTAGATATCTTAGAGGCAAAAGGTGAACTCGGTGAGTTTGGTGTGCTTCCTGGACATATACAATTCTTGACAACCGTTGACATAGGCGAGGTAAGGTATATCAAAGATGGAAAAACATACTATATAGCCACGAGCGGCGGTTTTGCCGAGGTAGTCAACGATAAGATCCTAATGCTTCTTGAGGCTGCCGAACTTTCCCATGAGATAGATATAGAGCGTGCAATCGTAGCAAAGGAAAGGGCAGAGACAGCGCTAAAAGAGATAAGCATAGATTCTCCAGAATATAGAATGTATGAGCTTGCGCTATTGCGGGCTATTCAAAGGATATCGGTAGCATCCAAGAAGACCTGA
- the atpG gene encoding ATP synthase F1 subunit gamma, whose translation MATLRDIKRKINSINSTQTITRTMKMVSASKLRKAQDAYEKIKDYALKMENLVGRVIGKLPKDAHPLLIERDEIKKVLILAIASDRGLCGGFNTNIGLAVENFIAQNKEKYERIGVYVFGRKARDYLIRRKVDVIKERLDIKLVGMDFSEEVASELIKLYVEGEFDKIYILYTHFESAVKYVVKFEEFIPIKASTEEYEGDYLYEPNRDKIVDAIIPKFISTKIYYAIVDSQTSEHAARMSAMENATKNCTEMVSHLTLVYNKRRQEGITSEMLDIVGGAEALRGT comes from the coding sequence ATGGCAACCCTGAGGGATATAAAAAGAAAAATCAATAGTATCAACAGCACACAAACCATCACCAGAACCATGAAGATGGTATCGGCATCCAAACTGAGAAAGGCACAGGATGCATACGAAAAGATAAAAGATTATGCCCTGAAGATGGAGAATCTGGTGGGAAGGGTTATAGGCAAGCTTCCCAAAGATGCACATCCACTCCTTATAGAACGTGATGAGATAAAAAAAGTCCTTATTTTGGCAATAGCATCAGATAGGGGTCTTTGTGGAGGTTTTAATACCAATATAGGGCTTGCAGTTGAGAACTTCATTGCACAGAACAAAGAAAAGTATGAAAGGATTGGGGTATATGTCTTCGGAAGAAAGGCAAGAGATTATCTTATAAGGAGAAAGGTAGACGTAATAAAGGAACGTTTAGATATTAAATTAGTGGGTATGGATTTTTCTGAAGAGGTGGCATCTGAGCTTATAAAACTCTATGTAGAAGGTGAATTCGATAAAATCTACATTCTTTATACTCATTTTGAATCAGCTGTGAAATATGTGGTAAAGTTTGAAGAATTCATACCTATTAAGGCATCAACAGAGGAATACGAGGGAGATTATCTCTATGAACCAAATAGAGATAAGATTGTAGATGCCATTATCCCTAAATTTATTAGCACCAAGATCTATTATGCAATAGTAGATTCACAAACTTCAGAACATGCTGCGAGAATGAGCGCCATGGAAAATGCAACGAAGAACTGCACTGAGATGGTAAGCCACCTAACCCTTGTTTACAACAAGAGAAGACAGGAAGGTATTACCAGTGAAATGCTTGATATCGTTGGTGGCGCAGAAGCATTGAGAGGAACATAA
- a CDS encoding ATP synthase F0 subunit B: protein MIDFNYTLLIQFANLLILLILLNIFLFKPVLKVINKRGDAIDGTFSRIKSLKDDVENLEKQYDEKSMEQKRPLLQLKDSTIAEAHTTSMRIIEKAREELAEELTKMKADIEKEQRQVFDSLKMEVERLSSEAAEKIMKRSL from the coding sequence ATGATAGATTTTAATTACACCCTTCTGATTCAGTTTGCAAACCTTCTTATTTTATTGATACTTCTCAACATTTTTCTTTTTAAACCTGTTCTAAAGGTAATCAACAAGAGAGGCGATGCCATTGATGGCACCTTCAGTAGGATCAAGTCCCTTAAGGACGATGTGGAAAACCTTGAGAAACAATATGATGAGAAGAGCATGGAACAGAAAAGACCTTTACTTCAGTTAAAAGATTCAACCATCGCAGAGGCACACACAACCTCCATGCGCATTATAGAAAAGGCAAGAGAAGAGCTTGCAGAGGAACTCACAAAGATGAAGGCGGATATAGAAAAAGAGCAGAGACAGGTTTTTGATTCCCTCAAGATGGAGGTAGAAAGGCTTTCATCTGAGGCAGCAGAGAAAATAATGAAAAGGAGTTTATAA
- the atpD gene encoding F0F1 ATP synthase subunit beta, which yields MSVEVKGKIVQVIGTVVDIKFPSDNLPPIYGAIFITNPTINNKQENLILEVAQHIGDSTVRCIAMDTTDGLIRGQEATYKGTQITIPVGKEILGRVLNVIGEPVDQGPPLDTKMRYAIHRPAPTLTMQNTKIELLETGVKVIDLLEPYPKGGKVGLFGGAGVGKTVVIMEMIHNIAMHHGGISVFGGVGERTREGNDLWLEMKQSGVIDKCALIYGQMTEVPGARARIGLTALTAAEYFRDEEGQDVLLFIDNIFRFTQANSEVSALLGRMPSAVGYQPTLATDLGELEERITSTLKGSITSVQAVYVPADDLTDPAPATTFAHLDATTVLSRQIAELGIYPAVDPLDSTSRILDPKVVGEEHYYVAREVQRILQKYKELQDIIAILGMDELSEEDKLTVSRARKIQRFLSQPFFVAEVFTGTPGKYVTLKDTIRGFKEIVEGKHDDLPEQAFFMVGTIEEAVENAKKLVGE from the coding sequence ATGAGCGTGGAAGTAAAAGGTAAGATAGTGCAGGTCATAGGAACGGTCGTAGATATAAAATTTCCGTCCGACAACCTTCCACCAATTTATGGGGCAATATTTATAACAAACCCAACTATAAATAATAAGCAGGAAAACCTTATACTTGAAGTTGCACAGCATATAGGCGACAGCACAGTTCGCTGTATAGCCATGGATACCACAGATGGTCTTATAAGGGGTCAAGAGGCAACATATAAGGGGACTCAGATTACCATACCTGTTGGTAAAGAAATACTTGGCAGGGTTCTAAATGTCATAGGTGAGCCAGTTGACCAGGGACCACCCCTTGACACAAAGATGAGATATGCCATACACAGGCCTGCACCAACATTGACCATGCAGAATACAAAGATTGAACTTCTTGAGACAGGCGTCAAGGTCATAGACCTTCTCGAGCCGTATCCAAAGGGAGGAAAGGTAGGGCTTTTCGGTGGTGCTGGAGTTGGAAAGACCGTTGTTATCATGGAGATGATACATAATATAGCCATGCATCATGGTGGTATATCTGTATTCGGTGGCGTTGGTGAAAGAACAAGGGAAGGAAATGACCTCTGGCTCGAGATGAAACAGTCAGGGGTTATTGATAAATGTGCCCTAATTTACGGTCAGATGACAGAGGTCCCGGGAGCCCGTGCAAGGATCGGTCTTACTGCCTTAACTGCTGCCGAATATTTTAGGGATGAAGAGGGCCAAGATGTGCTCTTATTTATAGATAATATATTCAGGTTCACACAGGCTAACTCAGAGGTGTCGGCGCTTCTTGGAAGGATGCCATCTGCTGTTGGTTATCAACCAACCCTCGCAACAGACCTTGGTGAGCTTGAAGAGCGTATCACCTCAACGCTTAAAGGCTCTATTACATCTGTCCAGGCAGTCTATGTTCCTGCCGACGACCTCACAGACCCTGCACCTGCCACAACTTTTGCACACCTTGACGCAACAACAGTTCTTTCAAGACAGATAGCAGAACTTGGTATATATCCGGCAGTTGACCCACTTGATTCTACCAGTAGGATCCTCGATCCAAAGGTAGTAGGCGAGGAACACTACTATGTAGCCCGTGAAGTCCAGAGGATTCTCCAGAAATACAAAGAATTGCAGGATATTATAGCCATCTTAGGTATGGACGAGCTTTCAGAAGAGGATAAACTCACAGTATCAAGGGCAAGGAAGATCCAGAGATTTCTATCCCAGCCATTCTTTGTTGCCGAGGTATTCACAGGGACACCTGGAAAATATGTCACACTAAAGGATACCATTAGAGGTTTTAAAGAGATTGTTGAAGGCAAGCACGATGACCTTCCTGAGCAGGCATTCTTCATGGTGGGAACCATTGAGGAGGCGGTTGAAAACGCCAAGAAACTTGTTGGAGAATAA